One window of the Pseudomonas sihuiensis genome contains the following:
- the hscA gene encoding Fe-S protein assembly chaperone HscA: protein MALLQIAEPGQSPQPHQRRLAVGIDLGTTNSLVAAVRSGLAEPLADDDGKVILPSAVRYHAGSIEVGESAKLAAASDPLNTVLSVKRLMGRGIADVHQLGEQMPYRFAVGESHMPFIETVQGAKSPVEVSAEILKTLRLRAEQTLGGELVGAVITVPAYFDDAQRQATKDAARLAGLTVLRLLNEPTAAAVAYGLDQKAEGVVAIYDLGGGTFDISILRLTGGVFEVLATGGDSALGGDDFDHAVADWIIQQAGISSDLDPATQRSLLQTACVAKEGLTDADSVELSHGEWRGSLSRTQFEALIEPMVARSLKACRRAVRDSGVELEEVGAVVMVGGSTRVPRVREAVGELFGRAPLTNIDPDQVVAIGAAIQADALAGNQRDDGEELLLLDVIPLSLGLETMGGLMEKVIPRNTTIPVARAQEFTTYKDGQTAMMIHVLQGERELIADCRSLARFELRGIPPMVAGAAKIRVTFQVDADGLLSVAARELSSGIESSIQVKPSYGLTDGEIARMLQDSFQNAGGDKAARALREQQVDGQRLIEAVEAALQADGERLLDAEERQVIELEVQELRDLLASNDGLAIERQTKRLSQVTDAFAARRLDSTVKAALAGRNLNEIEE, encoded by the coding sequence ATGGCCTTATTGCAGATCGCCGAGCCCGGGCAGAGCCCGCAACCGCACCAGCGTCGTCTGGCAGTGGGTATTGACCTGGGTACCACCAACTCGCTGGTTGCCGCTGTGCGCAGCGGCCTGGCTGAGCCCTTGGCTGACGATGATGGCAAGGTCATCCTGCCGTCTGCCGTGCGTTACCACGCTGGAAGCATCGAGGTCGGCGAGTCGGCCAAGCTGGCGGCCGCCAGCGATCCGCTCAATACCGTGCTGTCGGTCAAGCGCCTGATGGGGCGCGGTATCGCCGACGTACATCAGCTCGGCGAGCAGATGCCTTACCGCTTCGCGGTGGGCGAGTCGCATATGCCCTTCATCGAGACCGTGCAGGGGGCGAAGAGCCCGGTCGAAGTCTCGGCGGAAATTCTCAAGACCCTGCGCTTGCGTGCTGAACAGACCTTGGGCGGTGAGTTGGTCGGTGCGGTGATTACCGTTCCAGCTTATTTCGATGACGCTCAGCGTCAGGCCACCAAGGATGCTGCGCGCCTGGCCGGTCTTACGGTTCTGCGTCTGCTCAACGAGCCCACTGCTGCTGCAGTCGCCTATGGCCTGGATCAGAAAGCAGAGGGCGTAGTCGCCATTTATGACCTGGGTGGCGGCACTTTCGACATTTCCATCCTGCGTCTGACCGGTGGTGTGTTCGAGGTACTGGCTACCGGCGGCGACAGCGCGCTGGGTGGTGACGACTTCGATCATGCCGTGGCCGACTGGATCATCCAGCAAGCCGGTATTTCCAGTGATCTCGACCCGGCGACCCAGCGCAGCCTGCTGCAGACTGCCTGTGTGGCCAAAGAAGGGCTGACGGATGCCGATAGTGTCGAGCTGAGCCATGGTGAGTGGCGTGGTTCGTTGTCGCGCACGCAGTTCGAGGCGCTGATCGAGCCGATGGTGGCGCGCAGTCTCAAGGCCTGTCGTCGCGCCGTGCGTGATTCCGGTGTCGAGCTGGAAGAGGTTGGTGCGGTAGTCATGGTCGGTGGCTCCACCCGCGTGCCGCGTGTGCGTGAGGCTGTAGGCGAGCTGTTCGGTCGTGCGCCGCTGACCAATATCGATCCGGATCAGGTGGTGGCCATTGGTGCTGCGATCCAGGCCGATGCTCTGGCCGGCAATCAGCGTGACGATGGTGAGGAGTTGCTCCTGCTGGACGTGATACCCCTGTCGCTCGGCCTGGAAACCATGGGCGGGCTGATGGAGAAGGTGATTCCGCGTAATACCACCATCCCTGTGGCGCGTGCGCAGGAGTTCACCACTTACAAGGATGGCCAGACGGCCATGATGATTCACGTGCTGCAGGGCGAGCGTGAGCTGATCGCCGATTGCCGCTCCCTGGCGCGTTTCGAGTTGCGCGGCATTCCACCGATGGTGGCGGGGGCTGCGAAGATCCGCGTGACCTTCCAGGTCGATGCGGACGGTCTGCTCAGTGTCGCGGCGCGTGAGCTGAGCTCCGGCATCGAGTCGAGCATTCAGGTCAAGCCATCTTACGGTCTGACCGATGGCGAAATTGCACGCATGCTGCAGGACTCCTTCCAGAACGCTGGAGGTGACAAGGCTGCGCGCGCGCTGCGTGAGCAGCAGGTCGATGGTCAGCGTCTGATCGAGGCGGTCGAAGCAGCGCTGCAGGCCGATGGCGAGCGCTTGCTGGATGCCGAGGAGCGCCAGGTCATCGAGCTGGAGGTGCAGGAGTTGCGCGACCTGCTTGCGAGCAATGATGGTCTGGCCATCGAGCGGCAGACCAAGCGACTGTCCCAGGTAACCGATGCGTTCGCGGCCCGCCGCCTGGATTCGACGGTAAAAGCTGCGCTGGCCGGGCGCAATCTGAATGAGATCGAGGAATAA
- the hscB gene encoding co-chaperone HscB — translation MGNPCHFALFDLQPSFRLDLEQLAVRYRELARQVHPDRFADAGEREQRIALERSACLNEAYQVLKTPSQRARYLLAMRGPELPLEVTVQDPDFLLQQMQLREELEELQDGADLAGVAAFKRRLKTAQEQLNERFAACWDDEARREEAERLMRRMQFLDKLSHEVRQLEERLDD, via the coding sequence GTGGGTAATCCGTGTCATTTCGCCCTGTTCGACCTGCAGCCGAGCTTTCGCCTCGATCTGGAGCAGCTGGCTGTCCGCTACCGTGAGCTGGCGCGTCAGGTTCATCCGGATCGTTTCGCCGATGCCGGTGAGCGTGAGCAGCGCATAGCGCTTGAGCGCTCGGCCTGCCTCAACGAGGCGTATCAGGTTCTGAAAACGCCGTCTCAGCGTGCGCGCTACCTGCTTGCGATGCGTGGCCCCGAGCTGCCCTTGGAAGTGACGGTGCAGGATCCGGATTTCCTTCTGCAGCAGATGCAGCTGCGCGAAGAGCTGGAAGAACTGCAGGACGGTGCCGATCTGGCCGGTGTCGCCGCTTTCAAGCGTCGTCTGAAAACAGCGCAGGAGCAGCTCAACGAGCGCTTCGCTGCTTGCTGGGATGACGAAGCTCGCCGTGAAGAGGCCGAGCGCCTGATGCGCCGCATGCAGTTCCTCGACAAGCTCTCCCATGAAGTGCGCCAGTTAGAAGAGCGCCTCGACGATTAA
- the iscA gene encoding iron-sulfur cluster assembly protein IscA: MAITMSEAAARHVQRSLEGRGKGEGIRLGVRTTGCSGLAYVLEFVDELAAEDQVFESHGVKVIIDPKSLVYLDGTELDFVKEGLNEGFKFINPNVRGECGCGESFNV, translated from the coding sequence ATGGCCATCACCATGTCTGAAGCAGCTGCCCGCCACGTGCAACGCTCTCTTGAAGGGCGCGGCAAGGGTGAGGGTATTCGCCTGGGTGTGCGCACTACCGGTTGCTCCGGCCTGGCCTACGTGCTCGAGTTCGTCGATGAGCTGGCGGCAGAGGATCAGGTATTCGAGAGCCATGGCGTCAAGGTGATCATCGATCCCAAGAGCCTGGTCTATCTCGATGGCACTGAATTGGACTTCGTCAAGGAAGGCCTCAACGAGGGCTTCAAGTTCATCAACCCCAACGTGCGCGGCGAATGCGGTTGCGGCGAAAGCTTCAACGTTTGA
- the iscU gene encoding Fe-S cluster assembly scaffold IscU, whose protein sequence is MAYSDKVIDHYENPRNVGKLNAEDPDVGTGMVGAPACGDVMRLQIKVNESGVIEDAKFKTYGCGSAIASSSLATEWMKGKTLDEAESIKNTQLAEELALPPVKIHCSVLAEDAIKAAVRDYKQKKGLL, encoded by the coding sequence ATGGCTTACAGTGACAAGGTCATCGACCACTACGAAAATCCGCGTAACGTCGGCAAGCTCAATGCCGAAGATCCGGATGTCGGCACCGGCATGGTCGGTGCGCCGGCCTGTGGCGACGTGATGCGCCTGCAGATCAAGGTCAACGAGAGCGGCGTTATCGAAGACGCCAAGTTCAAGACCTACGGTTGCGGTTCCGCTATCGCCTCCAGCTCCCTCGCTACCGAGTGGATGAAGGGCAAGACCCTGGATGAGGCCGAAAGCATCAAGAACACCCAGCTCGCCGAAGAACTGGCGTTGCCGCCGGTTAAGATTCACTGCTCCGTGCTCGCCGAAGATGCCATCAAGGCCGCTGTGCGCGACTACAAGCAGAAGAAAGGCTTGCTCTGA
- a CDS encoding IscS subfamily cysteine desulfurase, whose protein sequence is MKLPIYLDYSATTPVDPRVAQKMSECLLVDGNFGNPASRSHVFGWKAEEAVENSRRQVAELVNADPREIVWTSGATESNNLAIKGVAHFYTSKGKHIITSKIEHKAVLDTTRQLEREGFEVTYLDPGEDGLITPAMVEAALREDTVLVSVMHVNNEIGTINDIAAIGELTRSRGVLLHVDAAQSTGKVEIDLEKMKVDLMSFSAHKTYGPKGVGALYVRRKPRVRLEAQTHGGGHERGMRSGTLATHQCVGMGEAFRIAKEEMAAENQRIAALRDRFYRQLEDMEELYVNGSLTARVPHNLNLSFNYVEGESLIMALKDLAVSSGSACTSASLEPSYVLRALGRNDELAHSSIRFTFGRFTTEEEVDYAAAKVREAVDKLRELSPLWDMFKEGVDISSVEWAAH, encoded by the coding sequence ATGAAATTGCCCATTTACCTCGATTATTCCGCCACCACGCCGGTAGATCCGCGTGTTGCGCAGAAGATGAGTGAATGCCTGCTGGTCGACGGTAACTTTGGCAACCCGGCTTCGCGCTCCCATGTGTTCGGCTGGAAGGCCGAAGAAGCTGTGGAAAATTCACGTCGCCAGGTCGCCGAATTGGTCAATGCCGACCCGCGCGAGATCGTCTGGACCAGCGGTGCAACCGAGTCCAATAACCTGGCAATCAAGGGTGTTGCGCACTTCTATACCAGCAAGGGCAAACACATCATCACCTCGAAGATCGAGCACAAGGCGGTACTGGATACCACTCGCCAGCTTGAGCGCGAAGGTTTCGAAGTGACCTATCTGGATCCGGGCGAGGATGGCCTGATTACGCCGGCCATGGTCGAAGCCGCGCTGCGTGAAGACACCGTGTTGGTGTCGGTCATGCACGTCAACAACGAAATCGGCACCATCAACGACATCGCCGCCATCGGCGAGCTGACTCGTTCGCGCGGCGTACTGCTGCATGTCGATGCGGCGCAGTCCACCGGCAAGGTGGAAATCGACCTGGAGAAGATGAAGGTCGACCTGATGTCTTTCTCCGCGCACAAGACCTATGGTCCCAAGGGCGTCGGTGCTCTTTACGTTCGCCGCAAGCCGCGCGTACGTCTGGAAGCGCAGACTCACGGTGGCGGTCACGAGCGCGGTATGCGCTCGGGTACCCTGGCCACTCACCAGTGCGTCGGCATGGGTGAAGCGTTCCGCATCGCCAAGGAAGAAATGGCTGCAGAGAATCAGCGTATCGCCGCTCTGCGTGATCGTTTCTACCGCCAGCTGGAAGATATGGAGGAGCTGTACGTGAATGGCAGTCTGACTGCTCGCGTGCCGCACAACCTCAACCTGAGTTTCAACTACGTCGAGGGTGAGTCGCTGATCATGGCGCTCAAGGATCTCGCCGTATCGTCCGGTTCGGCATGCACCTCGGCTTCCCTGGAGCCGTCCTACGTGCTGCGTGCCCTGGGCCGCAACGATGAACTGGCGCATAGCTCGATTCGCTTCACCTTCGGTCGTTTCACCACCGAAGAAGAGGTCGACTACGCCGCTGCCAAGGTCCGTGAGGCCGTGGACAAGCTGCGCGAACTGTCGCCCCTGTGGGATATGTTCAAAGAAGGTGTCGACATTTCCTCCGTGGAATGGGCAGCACACTGA
- the iscR gene encoding Fe-S cluster assembly transcriptional regulator IscR, with product MRLTTKGRYAVTAMLDLALHAQHGPVSLADISERQGISLSYLEQLFAKLRRGSLVSSVRGPGGGYQLSRDMRGIQVAQVIDAVNESVDATRCQGQGDCHSGDTCLTHHLWCDLSQQIHEFLSGISLADLVARREVQEVALRQDQRRCNGRTPRLDKIEASAIE from the coding sequence ATGCGACTGACCACCAAAGGCCGTTACGCCGTTACCGCCATGCTGGATCTGGCGCTGCACGCACAGCACGGTCCCGTTTCCCTGGCCGATATATCCGAGCGGCAGGGCATCTCCCTGTCTTATCTCGAGCAACTGTTCGCCAAGCTGCGCCGTGGCAGTCTGGTTTCCAGTGTTCGCGGGCCAGGTGGCGGCTATCAGCTTTCGCGTGACATGCGCGGCATTCAGGTGGCTCAGGTGATCGATGCGGTCAACGAGTCGGTAGATGCCACGCGTTGCCAGGGGCAAGGCGATTGCCATTCTGGCGACACCTGTCTGACCCATCACCTGTGGTGCGATCTCAGTCAGCAGATTCATGAGTTCCTCAGTGGCATCAGCCTGGCCGATCTGGTCGCGCGCCGTGAGGTTCAAGAGGTCGCGTTGCGCCAGGATCAGCGCCGCTGCAATGGCAGGACGCCGCGCCTGGATAAGATTGAAGCGTCTGCCATCGAGTGA
- the cysE gene encoding serine O-acetyltransferase, giving the protein MFERIREDIQGVFHRDPAARNAFEVVTCYPGLHAVWLHRVAHALWRSGWKWLARVVSNFGRWMTGIEIHPGAKIGRRFFIDHGMGIVIGETAEIGNDVTLYQGVTLGGTSWNKGKRHPTLEDGVVVGAGAKVLGPFTVGAGAKIGSNAVVTKAVPAGATAVGIPGKIIVKSDDEQEAKRQAMAEKIGFDAYGVGQDMPDPVARAIGQLLDHLHAVDGRLEDVSKALASMDCGYRAKALPALRDEDFAEVCKGQGDKPAA; this is encoded by the coding sequence ATGTTTGAACGCATTCGAGAAGATATCCAGGGCGTTTTTCACCGTGATCCGGCAGCGCGTAATGCCTTCGAGGTGGTGACCTGCTATCCGGGGCTGCACGCCGTGTGGTTGCATCGTGTGGCGCATGCGCTGTGGCGTTCGGGCTGGAAGTGGCTGGCGCGCGTGGTGTCCAATTTCGGGCGCTGGATGACCGGTATCGAGATTCATCCGGGGGCGAAGATCGGGCGTCGCTTCTTCATTGATCACGGCATGGGTATCGTGATTGGCGAGACCGCCGAGATCGGCAATGACGTCACGCTCTATCAAGGGGTGACGCTGGGTGGTACCAGCTGGAACAAGGGCAAGCGCCATCCCACTCTGGAGGACGGTGTGGTGGTCGGTGCCGGGGCCAAGGTGCTGGGGCCGTTCACTGTCGGTGCGGGTGCCAAGATCGGCTCCAATGCGGTGGTGACCAAGGCTGTGCCGGCGGGTGCGACTGCGGTGGGCATTCCTGGCAAGATCATCGTCAAGTCCGACGACGAGCAGGAGGCCAAGCGCCAGGCCATGGCCGAGAAGATCGGTTTCGATGCCTACGGCGTCGGTCAGGATATGCCCGACCCGGTGGCGCGTGCCATCGGCCAACTGCTCGATCATCTGCATGCTGTAGATGGTCGGCTCGAGGATGTCAGCAAGGCACTGGCCTCGATGGATTGCGGCTACCGCGCCAAGGCCCTGCCTGCATTGCGCGATGAAGACTTCGCCGAGGTGTGCAAGGGGCAGGGCGACAAGCCTGCCGCCTGA
- the trmJ gene encoding tRNA (cytosine(32)/uridine(32)-2'-O)-methyltransferase TrmJ: MLDNIRVVLVGTSHPGNIGGAARAMKNMGLSRLVLVEPEDFPSGDAVARASGATDVLDAAQVVGSLEEALVGCSLVIGTSARDRRIPWPLLDPRECGVTSCEQAAAGGEVALVFGREYAGLTNEELQRCQYHVHIPSNPEFSSLNLAAAVQVLAYEVRMAWLTAQNLPTKVEKLEATAMLNSQAATADELESFYGHLRRVLVMIGFLDPQKPRHLMTRLRRLYGRSAVSKLEMNILRGILTETEKAVRGEPHKQGKSDV, from the coding sequence TTGCTGGACAATATTCGCGTGGTTTTGGTGGGCACCAGTCATCCGGGCAATATCGGCGGCGCGGCGCGGGCGATGAAAAACATGGGTCTGTCGCGTCTGGTGCTGGTCGAGCCAGAGGATTTTCCCAGTGGCGACGCTGTGGCGCGCGCATCCGGCGCGACCGATGTGCTGGATGCTGCACAGGTTGTCGGTAGTCTTGAAGAGGCGCTGGTCGGTTGCAGTCTGGTGATCGGCACCAGTGCTCGCGATCGGCGTATTCCCTGGCCGCTGCTGGATCCGCGCGAGTGCGGCGTGACCAGTTGCGAGCAGGCCGCTGCTGGCGGCGAAGTGGCGTTGGTGTTCGGGCGTGAGTACGCCGGCTTGACCAATGAGGAGCTGCAGCGATGTCAATATCACGTGCATATCCCGTCCAATCCCGAGTTCAGTTCGCTGAATCTGGCGGCGGCGGTGCAGGTGCTGGCCTATGAAGTTCGTATGGCGTGGCTCACGGCGCAGAATCTGCCGACCAAGGTAGAGAAGCTGGAGGCTACGGCCATGCTCAACTCCCAGGCGGCGACGGCGGATGAGCTGGAGTCTTTCTACGGTCATTTGCGGCGCGTGCTGGTGATGATCGGGTTTCTCGATCCGCAGAAGCCGCGGCACCTGATGACTCGCCTGCGTCGGCTTTATGGGCGCAGTGCGGTGAGCAAGTTGGAGATGAATATCCTGCGCGGCATCCTTACCGAGACAGAGAAGGCCGTGCGTGGAGAGCCTCACAAGCAGGGGAAGTCTGATGTTTGA
- the suhB gene encoding type III secretion system regulator SuhB → MQPMLNIALRAARSAGEMIFRSIERLDVISVDEKDANDYVTEVDKAAELMIVQAIRKAYPTHSFLGEEGGVLEGSGDGADYQWIIDPLDGTTNFIRGVPHFAISIACKYRGRLEHAIVLDPVRQEEFTASRGRGAALNGRRLRVSNRKSLDGALLGTGFPFRNEQLDNLENYLGMFRSLVGQTAGVRRAGAASLDLAYVAAGRYDAFWEFGLSEWDMAAGALLIQEAGGLVSDFTGGHEFLEKGQIVAGNTKCFKAVLTAIQPHLAPSMKR, encoded by the coding sequence ATGCAGCCCATGCTGAATATCGCCCTGCGCGCCGCTCGCAGCGCCGGTGAAATGATCTTTCGCTCCATCGAGCGCCTGGACGTCATCTCGGTAGACGAGAAGGATGCCAATGATTACGTCACCGAGGTCGACAAGGCCGCCGAGTTGATGATCGTCCAGGCCATTCGCAAGGCCTACCCGACCCACAGTTTCCTGGGTGAAGAAGGCGGCGTGCTGGAAGGCAGTGGCGACGGCGCCGACTACCAGTGGATCATCGACCCGCTGGACGGCACCACCAACTTCATCCGCGGTGTTCCGCACTTCGCCATCAGCATCGCCTGCAAATATCGCGGCCGCCTTGAGCACGCTATCGTTCTCGACCCGGTACGCCAGGAAGAATTCACCGCCAGCCGCGGCCGTGGCGCCGCCCTCAACGGTCGCCGCCTGCGCGTGAGCAACCGCAAGAGCCTGGACGGCGCACTGCTGGGCACCGGCTTCCCATTCCGCAACGAGCAGTTGGACAACCTCGAGAACTACCTGGGCATGTTCCGCAGCCTGGTCGGCCAGACCGCCGGCGTACGCCGTGCCGGTGCCGCCAGCCTGGATCTGGCTTATGTCGCAGCCGGCCGCTACGACGCCTTCTGGGAGTTTGGCCTGTCCGAGTGGGACATGGCAGCCGGCGCCCTGCTGATTCAGGAAGCAGGCGGCCTGGTCAGCGACTTCACTGGTGGCCACGAATTCCTTGAGAAAGGCCAGATCGTTGCCGGTAACACCAAATGCTTCAAGGCCGTGCTGACCGCAATCCAGCCACATCTGGCACCCTCGATGAAGCGCTGA
- a CDS encoding glycine zipper 2TM domain-containing protein, with amino-acid sequence MNKSMLVGAVLGAVGVTAGGAVATYSLVDRGPDYAEVLAVTPINETVKTPREVCKDVAVTRQRPVQDQHQIAGTAIGAIAGGLLGNQVGGGTGKKIATVAGAVGGGYAGNKIQEGMQQRDTYTTTETRCNTVTDTSEKLVGYDVKYQLGEKVGTVRMDRDPGSRIPVNKQGELVLVQQAQ; translated from the coding sequence ATGAATAAATCAATGTTGGTAGGTGCCGTACTGGGTGCTGTGGGTGTGACCGCTGGTGGGGCCGTCGCCACCTACAGTCTGGTCGATCGTGGCCCGGACTATGCCGAGGTGCTGGCCGTAACCCCGATCAATGAAACCGTGAAAACGCCGCGGGAAGTGTGCAAGGACGTGGCTGTCACCCGTCAACGTCCTGTGCAGGACCAGCACCAGATCGCTGGCACTGCTATCGGCGCCATTGCTGGTGGCCTGCTGGGTAATCAGGTCGGTGGCGGTACTGGCAAGAAGATTGCCACCGTGGCTGGTGCGGTCGGCGGCGGTTACGCCGGCAACAAGATTCAGGAAGGCATGCAGCAGCGAGATACCTATACCACCACCGAAACCCGCTGCAATACCGTGACCGACACCAGCGAGAAGCTGGTGGGCTATGACGTGAAATATCAGCTGGGCGAGAAGGTTGGTACCGTGCGCATGGATCGTGATCCGGGCAGCCGTATTCCGGTCAACAAGCAAGGTGAGCTGGTGCTGGTGCAGCAGGCTCAGTAA
- the secF gene encoding protein translocase subunit SecF, giving the protein MIKSTIRFMAVRNIAFSITVVLTLIGLGALFTKGLNFGLDFTGGTLIELQYEQPANLELIKAELSQAGYTDAVVQSFGASTDVLVRLAGDSPDLGNEVAAALRKVDEAARFEVKRVEFVGPQVGEELRDQGGIAMLLALGGIMLYLAFRFQWKFGVGAIASLVHDVVITLGVLAFFQIPFDLTVLAAVLAMIGYSLNDTIIIYDRIRENFRVLRKTSLTDNIDISITQTLLRTIATSLSTALALLALLFFGGDVLAAFALTLLVGVVVGTYSSVYIGATVLVWLKLSVEDLIPPVAEAEADDGRP; this is encoded by the coding sequence ATGATCAAGTCAACCATTCGTTTCATGGCGGTCCGCAATATCGCCTTCTCCATTACGGTCGTGCTGACGCTGATTGGTCTCGGCGCGCTGTTTACCAAGGGGCTTAATTTCGGCCTGGATTTCACCGGTGGCACCCTGATCGAGTTGCAGTACGAGCAGCCGGCCAACCTAGAGCTGATCAAGGCCGAGTTGAGCCAGGCCGGTTATACCGACGCCGTGGTGCAAAGCTTTGGCGCCAGCACGGATGTACTGGTGCGTCTGGCTGGCGATTCCCCTGATCTGGGTAATGAGGTCGCGGCTGCGCTGCGCAAGGTCGACGAGGCAGCGCGCTTCGAGGTCAAGCGCGTCGAGTTCGTCGGCCCGCAGGTGGGTGAAGAGCTGCGTGACCAGGGCGGTATCGCCATGCTCCTGGCGCTCGGCGGGATCATGCTCTACCTAGCTTTCCGCTTTCAGTGGAAGTTTGGTGTTGGTGCGATCGCTTCGCTGGTGCACGACGTGGTGATCACCCTGGGTGTGCTGGCGTTCTTCCAGATTCCATTCGACCTGACGGTACTGGCGGCGGTGCTGGCGATGATCGGTTACTCGCTCAACGACACCATCATCATCTACGACCGTATCCGCGAGAACTTCCGCGTACTGCGCAAAACCTCGCTGACCGATAACATCGACATTTCGATCACCCAGACCTTGCTGCGCACCATCGCGACCTCGTTGTCCACCGCTCTGGCCCTGCTGGCACTGCTGTTCTTCGGCGGTGACGTACTGGCGGCCTTCGCGCTGACCCTGTTGGTCGGTGTGGTGGTGGGGACCTACTCGTCGGTCTACATCGGCGCCACGGTGCTGGTATGGCTGAAGCTTAGTGTGGAGGATCTGATTCCTCCTGTGGCCGAGGCCGAGGCCGACGACGGTCGTCCATGA
- the secD gene encoding protein translocase subunit SecD — protein MLNKYPLWKYLLILSVLAIGLVYSIPNLYPDDPAIQISGASSALSIEQADVDRASKALQDAGIAVKAASIDERGRAGLIRLTKQDDQLPAKDIVRRALGDDYVVALNLAQTTPDWLRSLGASPMKLGLDLSGGVHFLLEVDMDKALDVRRKVYEGEIKSLLRKERIRYRSMPESNGRIQLGFADSDTLDKAQRLIRKDYSDFELTTVERGGQHILQLGLTQAKIAEIREYSIRQNLTTVRNRVNELGVAEPLVQRQGANRIVVELPGVQDTAEAKRILGKTASLEFRLQADPNAPRGATETFSFREEGRPPVQLERELIITGDHVTDAQASFDENGRPQVNIRLDGHGGELMNRATRNNVGRSMAVIFIEQKPVTRYVRQTIDGVEQEVAISSFVEEKKIISLATIQSPLGSQFRITGLNGQGESSELALLLRAGGLAAPMYFAEERTIGPSLGAENIAKGIASTEWAMIFVSLFIIAIYRFFGVLATVALAFNLVLLVGLMSAIGATLTLPGIAGIVLTLGMAVDANVLIFSRIREELANGLPVQRALHEGFDRAYSAILDSNLTTLLVGGILFAMGTGPVKGFAVTLSLGIITSMFTAIMFTRGLVNLIFGGRNFKKLWI, from the coding sequence ATGCTCAATAAATACCCTCTGTGGAAGTACCTGCTGATTTTGTCCGTTCTGGCAATCGGCCTGGTGTACTCCATTCCCAACCTTTATCCAGACGATCCTGCCATACAGATCAGCGGCGCCAGCTCGGCGCTGAGCATCGAGCAGGCGGATGTCGACCGTGCCAGCAAAGCGCTGCAGGACGCCGGTATTGCCGTCAAGGCTGCCAGCATCGACGAGCGTGGCCGCGCTGGCCTGATTCGTCTGACCAAGCAGGATGACCAGTTGCCGGCCAAGGACATCGTCCGCCGTGCGCTGGGCGATGATTACGTCGTGGCGCTGAACCTGGCGCAAACCACCCCCGACTGGCTGCGTAGCCTGGGTGCGAGCCCGATGAAGCTCGGCCTGGATCTGTCTGGTGGTGTGCACTTCCTGCTGGAAGTCGACATGGACAAGGCGCTGGATGTGCGCCGCAAGGTTTATGAAGGTGAGATCAAGAGCCTGCTGCGCAAGGAGCGTATTCGCTACCGCAGCATGCCGGAAAGCAATGGCCGGATTCAGCTCGGCTTTGCCGACAGCGACACGCTGGACAAGGCGCAGCGCCTGATTCGCAAGGATTACAGCGATTTCGAACTGACCACTGTCGAGCGTGGCGGCCAGCATATTCTGCAGCTGGGTCTGACTCAGGCGAAGATCGCCGAGATTCGTGAGTACTCCATTCGCCAGAACCTCACCACTGTACGCAATCGCGTTAATGAACTGGGCGTGGCCGAGCCGCTGGTGCAGCGCCAGGGTGCCAACCGTATCGTGGTGGAGCTGCCGGGTGTGCAGGACACTGCCGAGGCCAAGCGTATTCTCGGCAAGACCGCCAGCCTGGAGTTCCGTCTGCAGGCCGACCCCAATGCGCCGCGTGGCGCCACCGAGACCTTCAGCTTCCGTGAGGAAGGTCGTCCGCCGGTACAGCTGGAGCGTGAGCTGATCATCACTGGCGATCATGTGACCGACGCCCAGGCCAGTTTTGACGAGAATGGTCGCCCGCAGGTGAACATTCGCCTCGACGGTCACGGCGGCGAGCTGATGAACCGCGCCACCCGCAACAACGTCGGCCGCAGCATGGCGGTGATCTTCATCGAGCAGAAGCCGGTCACCCGCTACGTGCGTCAGACTATCGACGGCGTCGAGCAGGAAGTTGCCATTTCTTCCTTCGTGGAAGAGAAGAAGATCATCAGCCTGGCGACCATCCAGTCACCACTGGGCAGCCAGTTCCGCATCACCGGGCTGAATGGCCAGGGCGAATCGTCCGAGCTGGCACTGCTGCTGCGCGCGGGGGGGCTGGCGGCACCGATGTACTTCGCTGAAGAACGCACCATCGGTCCGAGCCTGGGGGCCGAGAACATTGCCAAAGGTATCGCCTCCACCGAGTGGGCGATGATCTTCGTGTCCCTGTTCATCATCGCCATCTATCGCTTCTTCGGTGTGCTGGCGACCGTTGCCCTGGCGTTCAACCTGGTGCTGCTGGTCGGTCTGATGTCTGCCATTGGCGCGACCCTGACCCTGCCGGGTATCGCCGGTATCGTGCTGACCCTGGGTATGGCGGTAGACGCCAACGTACTGATTTTCTCGCGGATACGCGAGGAGCTGGCCAATGGACTGCCGGTGCAGCGTGCCCTGCACGAGGGCTTCGATCGTGCCTATTCGGCGATTCTGGACAGTAACCTGACCACCTTGTTGGTGGGCGGCATCCTATTCGCCATGGGGACCGGTCCGGTGAAGGGCTTCGCGGTAACGCTGTCGCTGGGCATCATTACGTCGATGTTCACCGCCATCATGTTCACCCGTGGTCTGGTCAACCTGATCTTCGGTGGCCGTAACTTCAAGAAGCTGTGGATCTGA